In Chiloscyllium punctatum isolate Juve2018m chromosome 10, sChiPun1.3, whole genome shotgun sequence, a single window of DNA contains:
- the LOC140481831 gene encoding endogenous retrovirus group 3 member 1 Env polyprotein-like encodes MSNYSKTWDLNLLGNIVSHSYVDDWCYDVSARHECWEDGRPYYQVYNKGYGGKIRGCPINDRWVSISKTGRWDLSSVLLREQVDRVKETKIQITDRGLGKEQDRQGTVVLSKVPSVYEEVEGKIELPDVTQNLFIDLTSRIATVLNVSNCWVCGGPHMSEQWLWTGQSLDIGELQQTTWTHVNDRKSQGWRLTNSPEGRFCIEGKGTVEVGISPCQNVLDATTRVWWPQDITWYIANRDHGNCVPLRTDSSSDELGTDYWNCSGPSPYEGVPGVKELWDDVVRQGGPAPDGLFWICGNRAYSKLPMGWAGVCFLGLIRPAFFLLPREEGDDLGIKLFDSLRRSPRDIQVGDWGDEWPPARIIEYYGPATWAQDGSWGYRTPIYMLNRIIRLQAVVEVITNRTALALELLAKQQDQMRAAIYQNRLALDYLLASEGGVYGKFNLTNCCLEIDDNGKAVLKISDEIRKLAHVPVQSWRPLSGIGWWDGLLAGSWWRTVLLVVGGGMILLLVLPCLTPCIQFLIQKNISRLQAVVVPQHGTRELKVMLLRKTKDFPGP; translated from the coding sequence atgtcgaacTATAGTAAGACTTGGGATTTGAATCTACTCGGGAACATTGTGTCCCATTCCTATGTGGACGATTggtgttacgatgtgagtgcacGACACGAATGTTGGGAGGATGGGAGACCCTATTATCAGGTatataataaaggatacggtggcaaaatccgtggatgccctataaatgaccgctgggtgtctattagcaaaactgggaggtgggacctatcctccgtgttgctcagggaacaggttgacagagtcaaggagaccaagatacagatcactgatcgggggttggggaaagagcaagaccgtcagggaacggtcgtgctctctaaagtgccatcggtatacgaagaggtagaaggaaagattgaactccctgatgttacacaaaacctgtttattgatctcacctctagaatagccactgttttaaatgttagcaattgctgggtttgtggggggccgcatatgtcggaacaatggctgtggactggtcaaagcttagacataggggaattgcagcaaaccacttggactcatgtcaacgacagaaaaagccaggggtggagactgacaaacagccctgagggccggttctgtattgaaggcaaggggaccgtggaggtagggattagtccctgtcagaatgtattggatgcaaccacgcgagtatggtggcctcaggatattacttggtacattgcaaaccgggatcatggaaattgcgttccattacgtactgattcctcctctgacgagctggggactgattactggaattgcagtggtcctagtccttatgagggcgtccctggggtAAAGGAACTGTGGGAtgatgttgtgaggcagggagggcctgctccagatggcctattttggatatgcggtaatcgggcatactccaaactgcccatgggatgggctggggtatgcttcctgggtctaatacgacctgcgttcttcctattaccccgggaggaaggcgatgatttggggattaaactctttgactccctccgtaggtcaccaagggatatccaagtcggtgattggggggatgagtggccaccggcccggattattgaatactacgggccagctacatgggcacaggacggatcatggggatatcgtactcctatctatatgttaaatcgaattatcaggctccaagcagtcgtagaggttattactaaccggactgccctggccctggagttgctggctaagcagcaggatcagatgagggctgctatatatcaaaaccgacttgccttggattatctgttggcctcggaggggggtgtgtacgggaagtttaacctgactaactgctgtctagaaattgacgataatggtaaagcggttttgaaaatttccgatgaaattcggaaattggcccatgtgccagtacaatcttggcgtcctcttagtggcatcggatggtgggatggtctcctagcTGGTAGCTGGTGGCGCACGGTGttgctggtggttggggggggcatgattcttcttctcgtattaccctgcctaactccctgtattcagtttttaattcagaaaaatatttcccgactccaggcagtggtggttccacaacatgggacgcgtgaacttaaagtgatgttgctgcgaaagaccaaggatttcccgggcccttga